From the Primulina tabacum isolate GXHZ01 chromosome 3, ASM2559414v2, whole genome shotgun sequence genome, one window contains:
- the LOC142540589 gene encoding uncharacterized protein LOC142540589 isoform X1 produces the protein MKIAHSFIFFNTLSPPRVVANISAVSQSPPLKLAESLQAETLKILEWPFVCKQLSAFTSTPMGLDAANAANIPLGQNPFESKHLLAQTSAAVALSRSLDFSGVEDVSAVVDASVAGELLSIGELCSVARTLRSARSLLEQLEEISFRYDSPNRLSPLFEILQNCDFLIELEQKIGFCINCDFSVILDQASEELEFIRSERKRNMENLGLMMRRVATQIFQSGGNDRPLVTTRRSRMCVAIKTQHRQLLPKGVVLDTSSSGATYFMEPREAVELNNLEVRLSNSEKMEEQAILSLLSAEIAHSSTEINFLLDRVLELDLVFARASHARWMNGVCPNFSSNSCEDSKHYSLSVDLEGIQHPLLLESSLRKSFPSSGQDTFAENSDMVSGASSFPVPINIQIKPGKKVVVISGPNTGGKTASMKTLGLASIMSKAGMYLPAQNNPLLPWFDLVLADIGDRQSLEQSLSTFSGHISRICKILEVASEKTLVLLDEIGSGTDPSEGVALSASILQYLKDRVNLAVVTTHYADLTCLKEKDACFENAAMEFSLESLQPTYRILWGSMGESKALSIAKTIGFDEKIISGAQSWIKKLRPEKMQKRNSLLFQSLKEERNTLETQAKNALSLHSDTMKLYNEILEEAGDLDHREAALKAKETQQIQKELKIVKTEIDSVVQQFENELTTTTPDQFNSLLKKSESAIASIVQDYQISENFPADRTSFHFPEIGEQVRVKGLGIKLATVVEAPANDDTVLVQYGKIRARVNLGSITALKDVDGALASAPRSKRQVWIKSGQQKRRLRSLSLLSENRKDGEISYSPVVQISKNTLDLRGMRAAEAKLNVNMAINASSVNSVLFIIHGMGTGVLKELVLELLRNHPRVAKFEQESPMNYGCTVAYIK, from the exons ATGAAAATCGCCCACAGCTTCATCTTCTTCAACACACTTTCTCCGCCGCGTGTCGTTGCCAATATCTCTGCCGTTTCCCAGTCTCCGCCACTCAAACTTGCGGAGTCCCTTCAAGCCGAGACCCTCAAAATCCTCGAATGGCCTTTCGTTTGCAAGCAGCTCTCCGCATTCACGTCCACTCCCATGGGCCTCGATGCGGCCAATGCCGCCAATATCCCGTTAGGACAAAACCCATTCGAGAGCAAGCATCTTCTGGCCCAGACCTCTGCGGCGGTGGCACTCTCCCGGTCCTTGGATTTTTCTGGAGTGGAAGATGTTTCGGCAGTCGTCGATGCATCAGTTGCAGGTGAACTGCTCTCTATCGGAGAGCTTTGTTCTGTAGCTAGGACATTAAGATCAGCAAGGTCGTTGCTCGAACAGTTGGAGGAGATTTCGTTCAGATATGATTCGCCTAACAG GTTATCTCCATTGTTTGAAATTCTTcagaattgtgattttcttaTAGAACTGGAGCAGAAGATAGGATTTTGTATAAATTGTGACTTTTCGGTAATCCTTGATCAAGCCAGTGAAGAATTAGAATTCATTAGGTCTGAAAGGAAAAGGAACATGGAGAATCTGGGATTGATGATGAGGCGTGTCGCGACTCAAATATTTCAGTCTGGTGGAAATGATAGACCGCTGGTGACTACTCGTAGGTCACGAATGTGTGTTGCTATCAAAACCCAACATAGACAGTTGCTGCCTAAAGGGGTTGTTTTAGACACTAGCAGTTCTGGAGCAACTTACTTTATGGAACCCAGGGAAGCGGTTGAATTGAATAATCTTGAGGTGAGGCTATCAAATTCTGAGAAGATGGAGGAGCAAGCCATATTGAGTTTGCTTAGCGCTGAAATTGCTCATTCAAGTACAgagataaattttttattagatAGAGTATTGGAATTAGATCTTGTTTTTGCTAGAGCTTCTCATGCTCGATGGATGAATGGGGTCTGTCCAAATTTCAGCTCAAACAGTTGTGAAGATTCCAAGCATTACTCATTATCAGTAGATTTGGAAGGTATACAACATCCTTTGCTGCTTGAATCGTCATTGAGAAAATCTTTCCCCTCTTCAGGACAGGACACTTTCGCAGAAAACTCTGACATGGTTTCTGGTGCATCTAGTTTTCCAGTGCCTATTAATATACAAATAAAACCTGGAAAAAAGGTGGTAGTAATCTCGGGACCTAATACCGGAGGTAAAACAGCTTCTATGAAAACTCTGGGATTGGCTTCGATAATGTCGAAAGCTGGAATGTACCTTCCCGCTCAAAACAATCCTTTGCTACCTTGGTTTGATCTTGTTCTGGCAGATATTGGTGATCGTCAG TCTCTAGAACAAAGCCTTTCGACCTTCAGTGGCCACATATCACGGATTTGTAAAATTTTGGAAGTGGCTTCTGAAAAAACTCTAGTCCTTCTCGATGAAATTGGAAGTGGAACTGATCCTTCTGAGGGTGTGGCTCTCTCAGCCAGCATACTGCAATATCTCAAGGATCGAGTTAATTTAGCTGTCGTGACAACCCACTATGCAGATTTAACTTGTTTAAAAGAGAAGGATGCTTGTTTTGAGAATGCAGCGATGGAATTTTCTTTGGAATCTCTGCAGCCTACCTATCGCATTTTGTGGGGAAGCATGGGTGAATCAAAAGCCTTGAGTATTGCAAAAACAATAGGCTTTGATGAGAAAATCATTTCGGGGGCACAATCGTGGATAAAGAAGTTAAGACCTGAAAAGATGCAGAAACGAAATAGTTTGCTTTTTCAGTCATTGAAAGAAGAAAGGAATACACTAGAAACACAGGCTAAAAATGCTCTGTCTCTTCATTCAGACACCATGAAACTTTACAATGAG ATTCTTGAAGAGGCAGGTGATCTTGACCACCGTGAAGCAGCTCTCAAAGCCAAGGAAACTCAACAGATTCAAAAGGAACTGAAAATCGTGAAGACAGAGATTGATAGTGTGGTACAACAATTTGAAAACGAATTGACAACTACTACTCCTGATCAATTCAATTCACTTTTGAAGAAATCAGAATCTGCCATAGCATCCATTGTTCAAGATTATCAGATTTCTGAAAACTTTCCTGCTGATAGAACAAGTTTCCATTTCCCAGAAATTGGAGAGCAAGTCCGTGTAAAGGGTTTAGGAATCAAGTTGGCTACTGTTGTTGAAGCACCGGCTAATGATGACACAGTTCTTGTGCAATATGGAAAAATCAGAGCCCGTGTAAACTTGGGCAGTATAACTGCTCTAAAAGATGTTGACGGGGCACTGGCTTCAGCTCCACGCTCAAAAAGACAGGTTTGGATAAAAAGT GGTCAGCAGAAAAGACGATTACGGAGTCTGAGTCTTCTTTCGGAAAACAGAAAAGATGGGGAAATTTCATATAGCCCTGTCGTGCAGATATCGAAGAATACCTTGGACTTACGTGGCATGCGAGCTGCGGAAGCTAAGCTCAATGTCAACATGGCCATCAACGCAAGCAGTGTTAATTCAGTTCTCTTCATCATACATGGAATGGGCACAGGAGTTCTGAAGGAGCTTGTGCTTGAATTACTACGAAACCACCCCCGGGTTGCCAAATTTGAACAGGAAAGTCCCATGAATTATGGGTGTACGGTTGCATACATCAAGTAA
- the LOC142540590 gene encoding monothiol glutaredoxin-S17-like, producing the protein MAAGSGGAVKEVKSKAELDSAIGGGSPVILHFWASWCDASKHMDQVFSHLSTDFPLAHFLRVEAEEQPEISAVYSVSAVPYFVFFKGGKAVDTLEGANPSSLANKVAKVAGSIIPGEPAAPASLGMAAGPAILESVKALAKETHASENGSQSHSGTSDGLKKRLQELVNSHQVMLFMKGNPEAPQCGFSQKVVDILKKEKVKFGSFDILTDIEVREGLKKFANWPTFPQLYCKGELLGGCDIAIAMHESGELRDVFRDHGIQILDNKVLTGPDVGKGGTMDSSGLNAATTSRLQTLVNAGPVMLFMKGKPDEPQCGFSRKVVDILRQEKVEFESFDILSDDVVRQGLKIYSNWSSYPQLYIKGELIGGSDILLEMQQSGELKKLLAEKGVPFGEKLEDRLKQLINSSPVMLFMKGTPDVPRCGFSSKVVNTLKEEGVDFGSFDILSDDEVRRGLKSFSNWPTFPQLYYKGELIGGCDIVMEMRKKGELKDTLSD; encoded by the exons ATGGCGGCCGGCAGCGGAGGAGCGGTGAAAGAGGTCAAATCGAAGGCTGAACTTGACAGCGCCATCGGCGGTGGAAGTCCGGTGATTCTACACTTTTGGGCTTCGTGGTGTGATGCCTCCAAGCACATGGATCAAGTCTTCTCTCATCTCTCGACGGATTTCCCTCTCGCTCACTTTCTCAGG GTTGAGGCTGAAGAACAACCTGAAATTTCTGCGGTGTATTCTGTTTCTGCTGTCCCGTATTTTGTGTTCTTTAAG GGTGGCAAAGCAGTTGATACATTAGAAGGTGCCAACCCGTCGAGTTTGGCCAACAAGGTTGCAAAAGTTGCAGGCTCAATCATTCCCGGAGAACCTGCAGCTCCTGCTAGCCTTGGCATGGCTGCTGGGCCTGCTATTCTTGAATCAGTCAAGGCTTTGGCTAAAGAAACCCATGCTTCTGAAAACGGTAGCCAATCGCATTCTGGTACAAGTGATGGGCTCAAGAAGAGGCTTCAGGAGCTTGTTAATTCTCACCAAGTCATGCTTTTCATGAAAGGAAACCCTGAGGCCCCTCAGTGTGGTTTTAGTCAAAAAGTGgttgatattttgaaaaaggAGAAGGTCAAATTTGGAAGCTTTGATATTTTAACCGATATTGAAGTTCGCGAGGGACTGAAGAAATTTGCAAACTGGCCAACATTTCCTCAGCTTTATTGCAAGGGGGAACTACTTGGGGGATGTGATATTGCCATCGCCATGCACGAAAGCGGTGAACTCAGAGATGTTTTTAGAGATCACGGAATTCAGATATTGGACAACAAGGTACTCACTGGACCTGATGTAGGAAAAGGCGGCACCATGGACTCTTCAGGTTTGAATGCAGCTACAACTTCCCGTTTGCAGACACTTGTTAATGCGGGTCCAGTCATGTTGTTTATGAAGGGAAAACCCGATGAACCACAATGTGGTTTTAGCCGTAAAGTAGTAGATATCCTCAGGCAGGAGAAAGTGGAGTTTGAGAGTTTCGACATTCTTTCGGATGATGTAGTTCGTCAAGGGCTCAAAATATACTCCAATTGGTCCAGTTATCCTCAACTTTACATAAAGGGTGAACTTATAGGTGGATCAGACATATTGTTGGAGATGCAACAGAGCGGAGAGCTTAAGAAGCTTCTAGCCGAAAAAGGGGTACCATTTGGAGAGAAGCTCGAAGATCGTCTGAAACAGCTTATAAATTCTTCACCTGTCATGCTCTTTATGAAAGGCACCCCAGATGTTCCAAGATGCGGCTTCAGCTCCAAGGTCGTGAATACACTCAAGGAAGAGGGAGTGGATTTTGGATCGTTTGATATTCTTAGTGATGATGAAGTGAGGCGAGGATTGAAGTCATTTTCAAACTGGCCAACATTTCCACAGTTGTACTATAAAGGAGAGTTGATAGGAGGGTGTGATATTGTGATGGAGATGCGTAAAAAAGGTGAACTGAAGGATACCTTGTCCGACTAA
- the LOC142538453 gene encoding uncharacterized protein LOC142538453 — MSTRCKFPFIFPILLLVSFSITAAVPPPVGISYSQYCKGTVTESTLLPDPNPSLYPRTLALRHAYVDYRGNDTKGDLEIPTSLFFSARRAYRTQNNAVFKIEAVLSLSGVRGQDHLRGNRTRRGLRLIHYRPPRIPVSLGDTWNSATFTLNGFWDWSTGKLCMIGSGSEQSRTDHVVLKLDYLNSSSIFNSFVNGTFEIFNVNADGINHRLLTILGVNLRKYRYELIDKEIANKGFDSLDDTTDVSLGVEDLGQRLCLFIRRSGSVELKYENDCESVNCKFLGGGNNNYTPSTLSFNEIECSDDGRVRFLLDFGDFGHNGHQLPFEPNMSLISEGKWDAKKKRLNMVGCRIFRDWYEDFVGECLIRLSFRFPARWTLKERSSAVGILWSSRSLNESGYFGRVALASKRNTNPMAVHLRYEYTEIENAKRSCANKTMHNGIGAEFPAGLSSDLRFDMVGGNRNVKDLWGYSSPLYVEDRRYQASVFDLEVKSPRQMKQNYTGALNVSYVLTLSSPYNFKLSSEYFLIKSFEISAEGLYDSKSGHVCMVGCMHVIESSNVKPPHYSSLDCEILLNIQYPPLHSKNGAIGKGNY, encoded by the coding sequence ATGTCTACGAGGTGCAAGTTTCCGTTCATTTTTCCCATCCTTTTACTCGTTTCATTCTCCATCACCGCCGCTGTGCCGCCGCCTGTTGGAATTTCGTACTCCCAATATTGCAAAGGCACTGTTACGGAGTCAACTTTACTGCCCGACCCGAATCCTTCACTCTACCCGAGAACTCTTGCTCTGCGCCACGCTTACGTTGATTACAGGGGGAACGACACGAAGGGCGATCTTGAAATTCCCACGTCTCTCTTCTTTTCGGCCCGCCGGGCCTACAGGACCCAAAACAATGCCGTTTTCAAAATCGAAGCGGTCTTGAGTCTGAGCGGTGTTCGAGGTCAGGACCATCTTCGTGGTAATCGCACTCGTCGTGGGTTGCGGCTGATTCATTATCGACCGCCTCGGATTCCGGTGTCATTAGGAGATACCTGGAATTCTGCCACTTTCACCTTAAATGGGTTTTGGGATTGGAGCACTGGGAAACTCTGTATGATTGGCTCAGGTTCTGAACAGTCGAGGACAGATCATGTTGTTTTAAAGCTTGATTACTTGAATTCTTCGAGTATTTTCAATAGCTTTGTTAATGGCACGTTCGAAATATTCAATGTAAATGCTGATGGCATTAATCATCGGTTGTTAACTATTTTGGGTGTGAATTTGAGGAAATATAGGTATGAGTTGATTGATAAAGAAATTGCAAACAAGGGATTTGATTCATTAGATGATACTACTGATGTTTCTTTAGGAGTTGAGGATTTGGGCCAACGGTTATGCTTATTTATTAGAAGATctggttcagttgaactgaaataTGAGAATGATTGTGAAAGCGTGAATTGTAAGTTTCTCGGGGGAGGAAATAATAATTATACACCAAGTACGTTGAGCTTCAACGAAATTGAGTGTTCAGACGATGGGAGAGTAAGATTCTTGCTGGATTTTGGGGATTTCGGGCATAATGGCCATCAATTGCCGTTTGAACCGAATATGAGTTTGATCAGTGAAGGAAAATGGGATGCTAAGAAAAAAAGACTCAACATGGTTGGATGTCGCATTTTTCGTGATTGGTACGAGGATTTTGTTGGTGAGTGTTTGATAAGGCTGAGTTTTAGATTTCCAGCTAGGTGGACATTGAAAGAGAGAAGCTCTGCAGTGGGGATACTGTGGAGTAGTAGAAGTTTGAACGAGTCAGGGTACTTTGGCAGAGTGGCACTAGCTAGCAAAAGGAATACAAATCCTATGGCTGTGCATTTGAGATATGAATATACAGAAATTGAGAATGCGAAGAGATCTTGTGCTAATAAGACAATGCATAATGGTATAGGAGCTGAGTTCCCTGCTGGATTATCATCTGACCTGAGGTTTGATATGGTTGGTGGCAATAGGAATGTGAAAGATTTATGGGGTTACTCATCCCCTCTTTACGTGGAAGATAGGCGTTATCAAGCATCTGTATTTGATTTGGAAGTGAAGTCTCCAAGGCAGATGAAACAAAATTATACTGGTGCGCTCAATGTCAGCTATGTGCTGACCCTTTCATCTCCTTACAATTTTAAGCTCAGCAGTGAATATTTTCTGATTAAGTCATTTGAAATTTCTGCTGAGGGGTTATATGACAGTAAAAGTGGGCATGTTTGCATGGTTGGTTGTATGCATGTTATTGAGTCATCTAATGTGAAACCGCCTCATTACTCATCATTGGACTGTGAAATTCTGCTCAATATTCAATATCCGCCTCTCCATTCAAAAAATGGAGCTATTGGCAAAGGGAACTATTAA
- the LOC142540589 gene encoding uncharacterized protein LOC142540589 isoform X2: protein MKIAHSFIFFNTLSPPRVVANISAVSQSPPLKLAESLQAETLKILEWPFVCKQLSAFTSTPMGLDAANAANIPLGQNPFESKHLLAQTSAAVALSRSLDFSGVEDVSAVVDASVAGELLSIGELCSVARTLRSARSLLEQLEEISFRYDSPNRLSPLFEILQNCDFLIELEQKIGFCINCDFSVILDQASEELEFIRSERKRNMENLGLMMRRVATQIFQSGGNDRPLVTTRRSRMCVAIKTQHRQLLPKGVVLDTSSSGATYFMEPREAVELNNLEVRLSNSEKMEEQAILSLLSAEIAHSSTEINFLLDRVLELDLVFARASHARWMNGVCPNFSSNSCEDSKHYSLSVDLEGIQHPLLLESSLRKSFPSSGQDTFAENSDMVSGASSFPVPINIQIKPGKKVVVISGPNTGGKTASMKTLGLASIMSKAGMYLPAQNNPLLPWFDLVLADIGDRQSLEQSLSTFSGHISRICKILEVASEKTLVLLDEIGSGTDPSEGVALSASILQYLKDRVNLAVVTTHYADLTCLKEKDACFENAAMEFSLESLQPTYRILWGSMGESKALSIAKTIGFDEKIISGAQSWIKKLRPEKMQKRNSLLFQSLKEERNTLETQAKNALSLHSDTMKLYNEILEEAGDLDHREAALKAKETQQIQKELKIVKTEIDSVVQQFENELTTTTPDQFNSLLKKSESAIASIVQDYQISENFPADRTSFHFPEIGEQVRVKGLGIKLATVVEAPANDDTVLVQYGKIRARVNLGSITALKDVDGALASAPRSKRQGQQKRRLRSLSLLSENRKDGEISYSPVVQISKNTLDLRGMRAAEAKLNVNMAINASSVNSVLFIIHGMGTGVLKELVLELLRNHPRVAKFEQESPMNYGCTVAYIK from the exons ATGAAAATCGCCCACAGCTTCATCTTCTTCAACACACTTTCTCCGCCGCGTGTCGTTGCCAATATCTCTGCCGTTTCCCAGTCTCCGCCACTCAAACTTGCGGAGTCCCTTCAAGCCGAGACCCTCAAAATCCTCGAATGGCCTTTCGTTTGCAAGCAGCTCTCCGCATTCACGTCCACTCCCATGGGCCTCGATGCGGCCAATGCCGCCAATATCCCGTTAGGACAAAACCCATTCGAGAGCAAGCATCTTCTGGCCCAGACCTCTGCGGCGGTGGCACTCTCCCGGTCCTTGGATTTTTCTGGAGTGGAAGATGTTTCGGCAGTCGTCGATGCATCAGTTGCAGGTGAACTGCTCTCTATCGGAGAGCTTTGTTCTGTAGCTAGGACATTAAGATCAGCAAGGTCGTTGCTCGAACAGTTGGAGGAGATTTCGTTCAGATATGATTCGCCTAACAG GTTATCTCCATTGTTTGAAATTCTTcagaattgtgattttcttaTAGAACTGGAGCAGAAGATAGGATTTTGTATAAATTGTGACTTTTCGGTAATCCTTGATCAAGCCAGTGAAGAATTAGAATTCATTAGGTCTGAAAGGAAAAGGAACATGGAGAATCTGGGATTGATGATGAGGCGTGTCGCGACTCAAATATTTCAGTCTGGTGGAAATGATAGACCGCTGGTGACTACTCGTAGGTCACGAATGTGTGTTGCTATCAAAACCCAACATAGACAGTTGCTGCCTAAAGGGGTTGTTTTAGACACTAGCAGTTCTGGAGCAACTTACTTTATGGAACCCAGGGAAGCGGTTGAATTGAATAATCTTGAGGTGAGGCTATCAAATTCTGAGAAGATGGAGGAGCAAGCCATATTGAGTTTGCTTAGCGCTGAAATTGCTCATTCAAGTACAgagataaattttttattagatAGAGTATTGGAATTAGATCTTGTTTTTGCTAGAGCTTCTCATGCTCGATGGATGAATGGGGTCTGTCCAAATTTCAGCTCAAACAGTTGTGAAGATTCCAAGCATTACTCATTATCAGTAGATTTGGAAGGTATACAACATCCTTTGCTGCTTGAATCGTCATTGAGAAAATCTTTCCCCTCTTCAGGACAGGACACTTTCGCAGAAAACTCTGACATGGTTTCTGGTGCATCTAGTTTTCCAGTGCCTATTAATATACAAATAAAACCTGGAAAAAAGGTGGTAGTAATCTCGGGACCTAATACCGGAGGTAAAACAGCTTCTATGAAAACTCTGGGATTGGCTTCGATAATGTCGAAAGCTGGAATGTACCTTCCCGCTCAAAACAATCCTTTGCTACCTTGGTTTGATCTTGTTCTGGCAGATATTGGTGATCGTCAG TCTCTAGAACAAAGCCTTTCGACCTTCAGTGGCCACATATCACGGATTTGTAAAATTTTGGAAGTGGCTTCTGAAAAAACTCTAGTCCTTCTCGATGAAATTGGAAGTGGAACTGATCCTTCTGAGGGTGTGGCTCTCTCAGCCAGCATACTGCAATATCTCAAGGATCGAGTTAATTTAGCTGTCGTGACAACCCACTATGCAGATTTAACTTGTTTAAAAGAGAAGGATGCTTGTTTTGAGAATGCAGCGATGGAATTTTCTTTGGAATCTCTGCAGCCTACCTATCGCATTTTGTGGGGAAGCATGGGTGAATCAAAAGCCTTGAGTATTGCAAAAACAATAGGCTTTGATGAGAAAATCATTTCGGGGGCACAATCGTGGATAAAGAAGTTAAGACCTGAAAAGATGCAGAAACGAAATAGTTTGCTTTTTCAGTCATTGAAAGAAGAAAGGAATACACTAGAAACACAGGCTAAAAATGCTCTGTCTCTTCATTCAGACACCATGAAACTTTACAATGAG ATTCTTGAAGAGGCAGGTGATCTTGACCACCGTGAAGCAGCTCTCAAAGCCAAGGAAACTCAACAGATTCAAAAGGAACTGAAAATCGTGAAGACAGAGATTGATAGTGTGGTACAACAATTTGAAAACGAATTGACAACTACTACTCCTGATCAATTCAATTCACTTTTGAAGAAATCAGAATCTGCCATAGCATCCATTGTTCAAGATTATCAGATTTCTGAAAACTTTCCTGCTGATAGAACAAGTTTCCATTTCCCAGAAATTGGAGAGCAAGTCCGTGTAAAGGGTTTAGGAATCAAGTTGGCTACTGTTGTTGAAGCACCGGCTAATGATGACACAGTTCTTGTGCAATATGGAAAAATCAGAGCCCGTGTAAACTTGGGCAGTATAACTGCTCTAAAAGATGTTGACGGGGCACTGGCTTCAGCTCCACGCTCAAAAAGACAG GGTCAGCAGAAAAGACGATTACGGAGTCTGAGTCTTCTTTCGGAAAACAGAAAAGATGGGGAAATTTCATATAGCCCTGTCGTGCAGATATCGAAGAATACCTTGGACTTACGTGGCATGCGAGCTGCGGAAGCTAAGCTCAATGTCAACATGGCCATCAACGCAAGCAGTGTTAATTCAGTTCTCTTCATCATACATGGAATGGGCACAGGAGTTCTGAAGGAGCTTGTGCTTGAATTACTACGAAACCACCCCCGGGTTGCCAAATTTGAACAGGAAAGTCCCATGAATTATGGGTGTACGGTTGCATACATCAAGTAA
- the LOC142540588 gene encoding pentatricopeptide repeat-containing protein At2g20710, mitochondrial-like, with amino-acid sequence MRFFTISTSPNSSAASLIHRIQRQLFSSKIGSNSKSLYRKISQLGDPNVSVTPVLDGWVNGGNYVDKQELQRIVEELRFYKRFKHALEVSLWMTNERRFPMSFYDAAVRLKLIFKVFGLERAEDYFNKIPENKKSFSVYLALLNCYMLVKSVDKAESIMQKARDLGYASKPIWYNLMMNLHYRVGDMKKIHDLLTEMEVKGIPHDQFTQSICLSVCAWASDSIGMDKIVATMESDKLAIPHWKTYVTAIQGYLRMGLNDRALPMLTKLEGQLKSPRDKTFVFTILLDLYADIGNKDELHRLWNEFKLTNKIGNKVYLSMIRALVKFNDVEGAERIFKEWELSGLEIDFRVPNILIDSYCTDGLLKKAEDLIAKGISEGGSPLMTTWILLAGGYLRKNQVPKSVEALKKAVSVCTPKFKNQLTTCLDFLETRAYVEKEEEFTKLIKMEGISLTAIFDKLSNFINNGQLRSVPPC; translated from the exons ATGCGGTTCTTTACTATTTCTACTTCCCCGAATTCGAGCGCGGCTTCTTTGATCCATAGAATCCAAAGGCAGCTCTTTAGTTCAAAAATTGGATCGAACTCGAAATCTCTTTACCGGAAAATATCACAGCTCGGCGACCCGAATGTGTCGGTGACACCGGTGCTCGACGGTTGGGTGAATGGAGGGAACTATGTGGACAAACAGGAGCTTCAAAGAATCGTTGAGGAGTTGCGGTTTTACAAGAGATTCAAACACGCTCTTGAG GTGTCTCTCTGGATGACTAATGAAAGACGCTTTCCCATGTCTTTTTATGATGCTGCTGTACGACTGAAACTGATATTCAAAGTTTTTGGCCTAGAAAGAGCTGAAGATTACTTCAATAAGATCccagaaaataagaaaagtttTTCTGTATATCTTGCCCTCCTGAACTGCTATATGTTGGTTAAATCCGTGGATAAAGCAGAGTCAATTATGCAGAAAGCTAGAGATTTAGGTTATGCTAGTAAACCGATATGGTACAACCTTATGATGAACTTACATTATCGAGTAGGAGACATGAAAAAAATCCATGATCTGCTCACTGAAATGGAAGTAAAAGGCATTCCCCATGATCAGTTCACTCAATCTATCTGCTTAAGTGTCTGTGCTTGGGCTTCTGACTCTATTGGAATGGATAAAATTGTAGCCACTATGGAATCTGATAAACTGGCCATCCCCCATTGGAAGACATATGTTACTGCAATACAGGGTTACTTGAGAATGGGCTTAAATGACAGAGCTTTGCCAATGCTGACTAAATTGGAGGGACAATTAAAATCCCCTAGAGATAAGACATTTGTTTTTACCATCCTCCTCGACCTATATGCTGATATTGGAAACAAGGATGAGCTTCACCGACTTTGGAATGAATTCAAGCTGACCAACAAGATTGGCAATAAGGTTTACCTCAGCATGATCCGTGCATTGGTGAAGTTTAATGATGTCGAAGGTGCTGAGAGGATTTTTAAGGAGTGGGAATTAAGTGGATTGGAAATTGATTTCCGAGTCCCCAACATCTTGATTGATTCTTATTGTACAGATGGTCTTTTGAAGAAGGCTGAAGACCTTATTGCCAAAGGAATATCAGAAGGGGGTAGTCCTTTGATGACGACATGGATCCTTTTGGCAGGTGGATATCTTAGAAAGAATCAAGTGCCTAAATCCGTGGAAGCATTGAAAAAAGCAGTCTCAGTATGCActccaaaatttaaaaatcagtTGACAACTTGCTTGGATTTTTTGGAGACCCGGGCGTACGTGGAAAAGGAAGAAGAATTCACGAAGTTGATAAAAATGGAGGGGATTTCTTTGACGGCCATTTTCGATAAGTTGTCTAATTTTATCAATAATGGCCAATTACGGTCTGTTCCGCCATGTTAG